The sequence TGTGAAGCTGGAAGACTGCTGGGCCTGGGGCTTTTCGGGCGTCATGGTACGCGGCTCGGGCGCGGCCTGGGACCTGCGCCGCTCGCAGCCCTATGAGTGCTATTCCGACCTCGATTTCGATATCCCGATCGGCAAGAACGGCGACTGCTACGACCGTTACGTCATCCGCATGATCGAGATGCGCGAAGCGGCCAAGATCATGCGCCAGTGCGTCAACCGCCTTCTGGGCGATGCCAAGGTCGGCCCGGTCTCCTCGATCGACGGCAAAATGGTGCCGCCGAAGCGCGGCCAGATGAAGCGCTCGATGGAAGCGCTTATCCACCACTTCAAGCTCTATACGGAAGGCTACCATGTGCCTGCCGGCGAAGTGTATGCGGCCGTCGAGGCGCCGAAGGGCGAATTCGGCGTCTACGTCGTCGCCGACGGCACCAACAAGCCGTACCGTTGCAAGATCCGCGCACCGGGCTACGCCCATCTTCAGGCGATGGACTTCATCTGTCGCGGCCACCAGCTCGCCGACGTCTCGGCGATCCTCGGCTCCCTCGACATCGTGTTCGGCGAGGTCGATCGCTGATGCCGAAACTAGCCCTTGCCACGCTGATCTTCCT comes from Rhizobiaceae bacterium and encodes:
- a CDS encoding NADH-quinone oxidoreductase subunit D (Catalyzes the transfer of electrons from NADH to quinone) — translated: VKLEDCWAWGFSGVMVRGSGAAWDLRRSQPYECYSDLDFDIPIGKNGDCYDRYVIRMIEMREAAKIMRQCVNRLLGDAKVGPVSSIDGKMVPPKRGQMKRSMEALIHHFKLYTEGYHVPAGEVYAAVEAPKGEFGVYVVADGTNKPYRCKIRAPGYAHLQAMDFICRGHQLADVSAILGSLDIVFGEVDR